A genomic window from Mesorhizobium sp. 131-2-1 includes:
- a CDS encoding aldo/keto reductase, with translation MNKRRIGTTALEVTEISFGGAAIGGLYRACPREPAMETLQTAWDGGLRYFDTAPFYGFGLSERRTGDFLREKPRSSYVLSTKVGRLFRPVPEDQVPDHSYVDPLPFALDYDYSYDGIMRSVEFSYARLGLNRIDILFVHDIGVYTHGVEKTKLHFRQFMDGGLRALEELKSSGTISAYGLGVNEVPICLDVLSRAPLDCILLASRYSLLDRSAEAELLPLCRQRQTSLIIGGVFNSGILATGPVHGAHFDYQPASKDILDRVGAMERIAAQGGYPLAAAAFQFPLHEPVVASVLTGTAKPANLTRNLELLDIEVPPAEFAKYHPYTVVQALG, from the coding sequence ATGAACAAACGCCGGATCGGCACCACTGCGCTCGAAGTTACCGAAATCAGCTTCGGCGGCGCCGCGATCGGCGGGCTCTACCGGGCCTGCCCGCGCGAGCCGGCGATGGAAACGCTGCAGACGGCCTGGGATGGCGGCCTGCGCTATTTCGACACCGCGCCCTTCTACGGCTTTGGCCTGTCGGAGCGGCGGACCGGCGATTTCCTGCGTGAGAAGCCGCGCTCGTCCTATGTGCTGTCGACCAAGGTCGGGCGCCTGTTCCGTCCCGTGCCGGAAGACCAGGTGCCGGATCATTCCTATGTCGATCCGCTGCCCTTCGCGCTCGACTACGACTATTCCTATGACGGCATCATGCGCTCGGTCGAGTTCAGCTATGCGCGCCTTGGCCTGAACAGGATAGACATCCTGTTTGTCCACGACATCGGCGTCTACACGCATGGCGTCGAGAAGACGAAGCTGCATTTCCGCCAGTTCATGGACGGCGGGCTGAGAGCGCTGGAGGAGTTGAAGTCGTCCGGCACGATTTCCGCCTACGGCCTTGGCGTCAACGAGGTGCCGATCTGCCTCGATGTGCTGAGCCGCGCGCCGCTCGACTGCATCCTGCTTGCCAGCCGCTATTCGCTGCTCGACCGCAGCGCCGAGGCCGAGTTGCTTCCGCTGTGCCGGCAACGGCAGACGTCTCTGATCATCGGCGGCGTCTTCAATTCCGGCATTTTGGCGACCGGTCCCGTGCATGGCGCGCATTTCGACTACCAGCCGGCGAGCAAGGATATCCTCGACCGCGTCGGCGCGATGGAGCGGATCGCCGCCCAAGGCGGCTATCCTCTGGCCGCCGCCGCCTTCCAGTTTCCATTGCATGAGCCGGTCGTGGCTTCCGTGCTGACCGGCACGGCCAAGCCTGCCAATCTGACGCGCAATCTGGAACTGCTCGACATCGAGGTGCCGCCGGCGGAATTCGCCAAATACCATCCTTACACGGTGGTCCAGGCGCTCGGCTGA